The following is a genomic window from Aquificota bacterium.
GCAAAGGAAAAGGCCCTTATATACGAGAAGGTTGGAGAGCTTGAAAAGTCTGCCAAGGAATATGCCAAGCTTGGAGATTGGGAAAGCCTTAAAAAGGCCGGAATGCTCTTGTGGCAAGCAAAAAAGCCCCAAGAGGCCCTTGAGTATTTAAACAGGTCCCTTTCTTTGGCGCCAGCCCTCAAAAGGCAGGAGGTAGAAGAAGTTATAAATAAAATAAAAGAAGAGCTTGGCCTTTTGCCAAAAGAGGGCCTTTTGGAAAGGCTACGCAAGGGACTAAAGAAGACAAAGGAGGCCATAGAGTTTGGAATAATCTTTGCGGGAAGGAAGATAGATGAGGAGTTCTTTGAGGAGCTGGAAGAAAAGCTAATAAGGGCGGATGTGGGAAGCAAAAGCACCTTGTATATAGTGGAAGAGTTAAGAAAAGAGGCCATAAGGAAGAACCTAAAGACCTCCGACCAGCTTTTGGATTCTTTTAAAAGGCTACTTTTGGAACAGATAGGAAAGTGCCAAGCAAGCTTAAAAGAGCCTCATGAGGGCCAAACTGTTTATCTCTTTTTGGGAGTAAACGGCTCTGGCAAGACCACCACCATAGGAAAACTGGCCTACAGGTTTGTAAAAGAGGGCAAAAAGGTGCTTCTTGTGGCGGGGGATACCTTTAGGTCTGCCGCCATAGAGCAGTTGGAGGTTTGGGCCCAAAGGAGCGGAGCCCATATAGTAAAAAAGCATGAGGGCGCAGACCCGGCTTCTGTTGTGTATGAGGCCATGCAAAAGGCAAAGGATGAAGGCTATGATGTTATCCTCATAGATACGGCGGGAAGGCTTCATACCAAAGAGCCACTCATAAGGGAGCTCCGAAAGGTAAGGGATGTGATCAAAAAGTTCTTTCCCGAAGAGCCTACAGAAACCCTTCTGGTGCTTGACGCCACAATAGGACAAAACTCCATACAGCAGGCAAAGGTCTTTAAGGAGGCGGTGGATATAAGCGGAGTGGTGCTTACAAAGCTTGATGGTTCTGCAAAGGGCGGTGCGGTAGTACCTATATGTAAGGACCTTGGTATTCCCATAAAGCTTATAGGTGTGGGCGAAGGTATAGAAGACCTTCAGCCCTTTGATGCCCAAGCCTTTGTAGAAGAGCTTATCTCTTAGGAGGAGAGCATGATTCCAGAAGAGTTTATAAAGGTGCCGGAGGTGCCTTCAGGGGCTTTTGAAATTCCTGTTATGCCCCTTAGGGACCTGGTGGTCTTCCCTTCCATGGTTATCCCACTTTTTGTAGGCAGGAGCTTTTCCATAAGGGCCATAGAAGAGGCCCTAAAGGGCAACAGACTAATATTCCTTGTGCTTCAAAAGGACAAGAATATAGAAGTGCCCACAAAGGAGGAGCTGTACACAGTAGGCACTGTAGCTCATATTATCAGGTCCGCACCCATAGAGGAAAACAGATTAAAGCTTTTGGTGCAAGGCATAAAAAGGGCAAAGCTTGTAGACTATAAGCAAAATGGGGACTTTTTCACAGCCATAGTTGAGCCTGTGGAGGAGGAGGAGGTTGACCCAGAAAGCCTTTCCAAGGAGATAAGGGCCTATATTAGGTCTGTAAAGGAACAGCTTGACATAGCAGTATCTCTTGGCAAGCAGATAATTCCGGACCTTTTGATGCTTATAAAGGACCTGGAGGACCCAGGAAAGATAGCAGACCTTACAGCCTCTATTTTGGAGATAAAAGCCACGGAGGCCCAAAAGGTTTTGGAGACCTTTGACCCAATAGAAAGGCTAAAGCTTGTGCATCAGCTACTCCAAAGCGAGGTGGGACTATTAGAAGTGCAAAGTAAGATAAGGGGCGTAGCCCGGGAAAAGATAGAAAAGGAACAAAGAGAATACTTTTTAAGACAACAGCTAAAAGCCATACTGGAAGAGTTGGGAGAGGGAGACGAAAGAAGGGCAGAGATAGAAGAGTACAGGAAGAAGCTAAGCAAGCTAAAAATTCCAAAGGACTCAAAGGAGGAGATAGAAAAGCAGATAAAGAGATTGGAAAAACTACACCCTGAGTCTGCAGAGGCGGGAGTGCTTAGGACTTGGCTTGAGTGGGTCCTTGAACTACCTTGGAACAAAAGCACAAAGGACCGGTATGACCTGGATAAGGCAAGGGAGGTCTTGGACAGAGACCACTACAACTTAGAAAAGGTAAAGGACAGGATAATAGAATACTTGGCGGTAAAGAAGCTAACAAAGGGCAAAAGCCATATGGTACAGATACTCTGCTTTGTTGGACCTCCTGGCGTTGGAAAAACATCCCTTGGCAGGTCTATAGCCGAATCCCTTGGGAGGAAGTTTGTAAGAATATCCCTTGGCGGTATTAGAGACGAGGCGGAGATAAGAGGCCATAGGAGGACCTATGTGGGTGCCATGCCCGGCAGGATAATACAGGCCATAAAGCAGGTAGGCACAAAGAACCCACTCATAGTGCTGGATGAGATAGATAAGCTATCTCTTTCCTTCCAAGGGGACCCAGCGGCGGCCCTCCTTGAAGTGCTTGACCCAGAACAAAATAAAAGCTTTGTGGACCTCTATATTGGCCTTCCCTTTGACCTTTCGGACGTGTTCTTTATATGCACGGCTAACAGGGTGGATACCATACCAAGGCCCTTGCTTGACAGGATGGAAGTTATATACCTCTCTGGCTACTCGGAAGAAGAAAAGGTCTTTATAGCCAAAAACCATCTCCTTCCCAAGCTTTTGCCAGAGCATGGCTTTAAGGATGGACAGGTGCTTTTTAGCGATGATGCCCTCCTTGAGGTAATAAGGGGCTATACAAGAGAGTCTGGCGTGAGAAACCTCCAAAGGCAACTAAGCACCATCTTAAGAAAGCTGGCATTAAAGCGTCTTAAGGGAGAATCTCCACCCTTTGAGGTAAAGGCTCAAGACATAAAAACCTTCCTTGGCGTATCCAAAAGGCATGTAATATCGGAAGAAAAACCCATGGTTGGCATAGCGGTGGGCCTTGCCTGGACAGAGGTGGGTGGAGAGATAATGATAATAGAGGCCACCAAGTTTAAGGGCAAAGGCCATCTTATACTCACCGGTTCCCTTGGAGATGTGATGAAAGAGTCTGCGCAGGCTGCCCTGTCCTACATAAAGTCAAAGGCAGAGGACTATGGCATAGACCCGGAGGTCTTTTCCCAGGTGGATGTGCATATACACGTGCCTGAGGGAGCGGTGCCAAAGGATGGACCTTCTGCAGGTATTACCATTGCGGTAGCCTTGCTTTCCCTCTTTACTGGAAGAGAGGTTAGAACGGATATAGCTATGACAGGAGAGGTCACCTTAAGGGGTAGGGTCCTCCCCGTGGGTGGTTTAAAGGAGAAAATACTGGCGGCCAAGAGGGCGGGCATATACGAGGTTATACTGCCATCTAAGAACAAGGAGGAGGTTATGGAGGACTTACCTTCCTATGTGCGAGAAAAGATGAAGCTTCATTTTGTTGACCATCTTGAAGAAGTTTTTGGTATAATTTTTAACAAAACTTAAGGAGGTGAAAGGTTTTGGCGATAGTGGAAGTTTATGAAAACGAACCCTTTGAGAAGGCTTTTAAGAGGTTCAAAAGGATAGTAGAAAAGGAAGGTATATTAACAGAGGTAAAAAGAAGGCAGTTTTACGAAAAGCCCAGCGAGAAGAAGAAGAGAAAGGAAAGGCAGGCAAGGAAAAGGATAGTTAAAGCTCTTAAAAAGAGGAACCTTCTTTAGGTTCGCCCATTTTATAGGCTTTGAGCGTTTCCCTTTGTTCTTCCAAAATAAACCTTCTTATATAATCTTCCTCCGCACTGCCTAAATTTTCAAACTTTATACCCAGACACGTTCTTTCCACCCCACCCCTTATGTTTTTTACCGTGCCTATAGCCTTTATAAGGAGTGGCTTTATTTCAAACTGAACGAAAACCTTATCTTCCAACTTCACCTCTATCAATTTAGGCAAGCAGACTCTTATACCTTTTGGGCTAATATCTTCTATAACTCCCTCTATGGTGTTCTCTGGCTCCTCCACAAGTAGTACTATGTTATCCGGATAAAGGTACACCCTGGCTGGTATATTTACTTTCCATCTAAGATGCTCCCTTAGTTGTATTTTAGATAGCTGGTCTGTATGGGGTAATACAACCACCAACTTAGTACCATCCCTATAAACCCTTTGTACCTCACCCTGAAAATAGTATCTACCATCATCTTCCCTAAGGAAGGAAACCTTTACCTTTTCTCCCGGTGCGGGAGCCTTTATAGGAGTATCAAGCAAAGCTATGTGAAGCTCTAGTTCATTTTTATCCCACACAGCAGAGCTGTATGCCACATCCTCAAAAGACAAAAAACCAGTTTGATAAAGCTCTATATCTCTTGTACTACTAAGAGGTAAAAACCAAGGCATGCTATCAAACCTAAGCTTTTTCCTTATCTGAGATACCACTTCTATGATAGAAAGGTCTTCTTTAACGAGCTTATTTATACACTTCTCAAAGACAACTTTACTTTGAAATATTTTAGTGGGCTCCTTACTAACATTTGCACACTTCCATAATAGGGATATTTCAGGCTCAAACAACCCAAAGGATTTACCCATAGAAAAAAACTCTTTTTTGAGGCTGGCTCTAGCCTTATATCTTGACCATGCATAGGGGAATACTATCAAAAGACCAATAGCAAGGGAAAAACCTACAACAACAAAAAGTATATCCGATATGCTTGGAGATTCAAACATATACCTGGTGGCCTCTCTAAAAGTTTCAAACCCTCCCTGATAGTCCATAGTAGCACCTTAATTAAAACATATCCTCTATGTACCTTTCTGCCTCTATGGCCGCAATGCAACCCTCTCCAACGGCTACGGCTACTTGACCAGTGGCCCCACTCCTACAATCACCAGCAGCAAAAACACCTTCCATGGATGTCCTCATCCTTTCGTCGGTGATTATATATCCTTTATCGTCAAGGTCCACCACTCCTTTAAGGAACCCTGTATTAGGCTCAAGGCCTATGAATATAAAGACCCCTTCCACGGGAAGCTCCGAAAGGCTACCATCCTTTGTATCTCTAAGCAGTAAGCTCTCCACAAAGTCCTTTCCTCTTATCTCTTCCACCACCTTATTGGGAACAAAGGTTATCTTAGGGTTGGAGAAAACCTTTTCTTGAAGGTGTTTTTGGGCCCTCAGCTGGTCCCTTCTATGGACCAAGTATACCTTACTTGCAAACCTTGTCAAAAATAGGCTCTCTTGAGTGGCAGAATCGCCACCACCAATTACGGCTATGGGAACACCCTCAAAGAGGGCGCCATCGCATGTAGCACAGTAAGAGACTCCACGGTTTAAAAACTCTTCTTCACCAGGCACACCAAGCCTTCTTGGATTGGAACCAACGGTAAGTATTACCGTTTTACTCCTAACAAGCTCACCGGTCCTCAAATGTATAAATATTTCCTTGCCCTTTTTCTCTATTTTTGAAACTTCTTTCCTAAGTATTTTGAGACCAAAACGCTCAGCTTGCTCTTTGAATTTCTGTGTAAGCTCCTTACCGCTTATTCCTTCGGGAAAGCCTGGGTAGTTTTCCACAAGGTCTGTGATGGCTATCTGCCCTCCCAAGGTGCCCTTTTCAAAAAGTAAGGTATTTAATTTAGCCCTTGCGCAATAAAGCCCCGCGGTTAAACCCGCAGGACCACCACCAACTATGATCGTATCGTAAAGTATATCCTCTGATAGTTCCATGTTTAAAGGTGGCTGTTTATCATCTGTCTAAGGGCCTCTTTTGGCTGGACGCCTATACGCGTATCCACCACTTCACCGTTTTTGAAGAGCATTATGGTAGGTATGGCCCTTATGCCATATCTCATGGCTATGTTTGGGTTTTCGTCTGTGTTTAGCTTTCCAAACTTTACCTTATCTCCCATTTCCATAGCAAGCTCTTCTATTATGGGTGCTATTATCCTACAAGGTCCGCACCAAGGTGCCCAAAAATCCACAACCACTGGCACATTGGAGTTTATAACCTCCGCCTGCCAGTTTGCTTCTGTAAGCACTATAACGCTACCTGCCATTTTACACCTCCTTACTAAGGATTTTGTAAATTTCTATTGCCCTTTCGTCTTTGATGTAGTAGCACACTATGGAACCATCCCTCTTACACCCCAATATGCCTTTGTTCCTTAGAATGCTTAGGTGTTGAGATACGTTCGGTTGAGAAGTGTGAAGGAGGTCGCTAAGGTTTTTGACGCACTGCTTGCCCTCAATTAATACCGATATGATCCTTAGCCTAATAGGATGGGCAAGGGCTTTTAAAAACTCTGCCCATTCTTCCAACCTCTCCTCGCTTATAATATCCACCTGCATCTTATCACCTCTCTCGCCTATATTATATCATGCTAATATGGATAAATTACAACTTTATAGAAAAAGGTCAAAACAGCTTTACTATGCCTTTGTGCTTTCTCTTACCATAACCTTTTTGGCATGCCTTCCATTGTATTTTTATTTTAAGTTGCCGGTCCATCCGGACCTTTCCCGTTCTATGTTCTTTTTCTTATCGGTTATGGGCCTTGCTATCTTACCTATTGGCTTGCTTATTAAAAAGAGGGCCTTCCCAGTAGATTCTTCCAAGGACCCATACTGGAGCTACACGGCCACTCGCAGATACTTCTGGCTATTCCTTTTATCTTTGGTGCCTTTTGCCTTTTCCTTTATTGTCTTTATAGTCTTTGCTTTGAT
Proteins encoded in this region:
- a CDS encoding PilZ domain-containing protein → MDYQGGFETFREATRYMFESPSISDILFVVVGFSLAIGLLIVFPYAWSRYKARASLKKEFFSMGKSFGLFEPEISLLWKCANVSKEPTKIFQSKVVFEKCINKLVKEDLSIIEVVSQIRKKLRFDSMPWFLPLSSTRDIELYQTGFLSFEDVAYSSAVWDKNELELHIALLDTPIKAPAPGEKVKVSFLREDDGRYYFQGEVQRVYRDGTKLVVVLPHTDQLSKIQLREHLRWKVNIPARVYLYPDNIVLLVEEPENTIEGVIEDISPKGIRVCLPKLIEVKLEDKVFVQFEIKPLLIKAIGTVKNIRGGVERTCLGIKFENLGSAEEDYIRRFILEEQRETLKAYKMGEPKEGSSF
- the ftsY gene encoding signal recognition particle-docking protein FtsY produces the protein MFFWKKSKEEKLAEEGDKGAILALIEKGKKEKAIEILERFKENKELRGLLFKLYMEEGKYYYAYQLIEHYDPDLASAKEKALIYEKVGELEKSAKEYAKLGDWESLKKAGMLLWQAKKPQEALEYLNRSLSLAPALKRQEVEEVINKIKEELGLLPKEGLLERLRKGLKKTKEAIEFGIIFAGRKIDEEFFEELEEKLIRADVGSKSTLYIVEELRKEAIRKNLKTSDQLLDSFKRLLLEQIGKCQASLKEPHEGQTVYLFLGVNGSGKTTTIGKLAYRFVKEGKKVLLVAGDTFRSAAIEQLEVWAQRSGAHIVKKHEGADPASVVYEAMQKAKDEGYDVILIDTAGRLHTKEPLIRELRKVRDVIKKFFPEEPTETLLVLDATIGQNSIQQAKVFKEAVDISGVVLTKLDGSAKGGAVVPICKDLGIPIKLIGVGEGIEDLQPFDAQAFVEELIS
- the trxA gene encoding thioredoxin, which codes for MAGSVIVLTEANWQAEVINSNVPVVVDFWAPWCGPCRIIAPIIEELAMEMGDKVKFGKLNTDENPNIAMRYGIRAIPTIMLFKNGEVVDTRIGVQPKEALRQMINSHL
- a CDS encoding metalloregulator ArsR/SmtB family transcription factor; the encoded protein is MQVDIISEERLEEWAEFLKALAHPIRLRIISVLIEGKQCVKNLSDLLHTSQPNVSQHLSILRNKGILGCKRDGSIVCYYIKDERAIEIYKILSKEV
- the rpsU gene encoding 30S ribosomal protein S21, translated to MAIVEVYENEPFEKAFKRFKRIVEKEGILTEVKRRQFYEKPSEKKKRKERQARKRIVKALKKRNLL
- the trxB gene encoding thioredoxin-disulfide reductase, whose protein sequence is MELSEDILYDTIIVGGGPAGLTAGLYCARAKLNTLLFEKGTLGGQIAITDLVENYPGFPEGISGKELTQKFKEQAERFGLKILRKEVSKIEKKGKEIFIHLRTGELVRSKTVILTVGSNPRRLGVPGEEEFLNRGVSYCATCDGALFEGVPIAVIGGGDSATQESLFLTRFASKVYLVHRRDQLRAQKHLQEKVFSNPKITFVPNKVVEEIRGKDFVESLLLRDTKDGSLSELPVEGVFIFIGLEPNTGFLKGVVDLDDKGYIITDERMRTSMEGVFAAGDCRSGATGQVAVAVGEGCIAAIEAERYIEDMF
- the lon gene encoding endopeptidase La codes for the protein MIPEEFIKVPEVPSGAFEIPVMPLRDLVVFPSMVIPLFVGRSFSIRAIEEALKGNRLIFLVLQKDKNIEVPTKEELYTVGTVAHIIRSAPIEENRLKLLVQGIKRAKLVDYKQNGDFFTAIVEPVEEEEVDPESLSKEIRAYIRSVKEQLDIAVSLGKQIIPDLLMLIKDLEDPGKIADLTASILEIKATEAQKVLETFDPIERLKLVHQLLQSEVGLLEVQSKIRGVAREKIEKEQREYFLRQQLKAILEELGEGDERRAEIEEYRKKLSKLKIPKDSKEEIEKQIKRLEKLHPESAEAGVLRTWLEWVLELPWNKSTKDRYDLDKAREVLDRDHYNLEKVKDRIIEYLAVKKLTKGKSHMVQILCFVGPPGVGKTSLGRSIAESLGRKFVRISLGGIRDEAEIRGHRRTYVGAMPGRIIQAIKQVGTKNPLIVLDEIDKLSLSFQGDPAAALLEVLDPEQNKSFVDLYIGLPFDLSDVFFICTANRVDTIPRPLLDRMEVIYLSGYSEEEKVFIAKNHLLPKLLPEHGFKDGQVLFSDDALLEVIRGYTRESGVRNLQRQLSTILRKLALKRLKGESPPFEVKAQDIKTFLGVSKRHVISEEKPMVGIAVGLAWTEVGGEIMIIEATKFKGKGHLILTGSLGDVMKESAQAALSYIKSKAEDYGIDPEVFSQVDVHIHVPEGAVPKDGPSAGITIAVALLSLFTGREVRTDIAMTGEVTLRGRVLPVGGLKEKILAAKRAGIYEVILPSKNKEEVMEDLPSYVREKMKLHFVDHLEEVFGIIFNKT